In Desulfurobacteriaceae bacterium, one genomic interval encodes:
- a CDS encoding chorismate synthase: MPFVPLELPHKLEHNLSCSLSNCDYEGSFPVNIKCKYTKQNFPTLYSPLRSVDIRTKEPFEVSIERSDVCAVPAASVVAESMLAITLLGAILEMFPADDFRRLKKWFKEYKESLKRF, translated from the coding sequence ATGCCTTTTGTTCCTCTAGAATTACCACATAAGTTGGAACATAACTTATCGTGTTCTCTGTCAAACTGTGATTATGAGGGGAGTTTTCCTGTTAATATTAAATGTAAATATACAAAACAAAATTTTCCAACTCTTTATAGTCCTTTAAGAAGTGTTGACATAAGGACAAAAGAACCTTTTGAAGTTTCTATTGAACGTTCTGATGTTTGTGCCGTTCCGGCTGCATCGGTCGTTGCAGAGTCTATGCTGGCTATAACCTTACTTGGTGCAATCCTTGAAATGTTTCCAGCAGATGACTTTAGAAGATTAAAGAAGTGGTTTAAGGAATATAAAGAGAGTTTAAAAAGGTTTTAA